From one Candidatus Tanganyikabacteria bacterium genomic stretch:
- a CDS encoding peptidoglycan-binding protein, producing MAVQQVTYQQQTLWAELRRLLALTSPPAGPAGGSLGRDTLALGGPFALPAKGTLAVGDAGSDVTGLQQALRQLGYYREASNTGAYGWVTAQAVRAFQRDLGWPQTGEVDAALRQAITQALAGKGGTVAPPPSTGWQPPAVPPTSGWTPPRSDTWVPPTVGSPAAPPQAPPQQAPPPARPAEAPPASTGFNWYGNPDPRQYFISQIYDPRFNPYAPRSTANCGPTSLAMVLRAFGKEPPAGNEQDLILQVRKAMTGRTDQNEYTNEYQLMSAASQYGLDSKQVSDIPGMERELRAGKLVILAGNPDAFNSSLPADQYFGFSGGHFIVVNAIEGDRVVISDPLSKVGPLVITRQQLQQYMAYKNWNSGVAFSPR from the coding sequence GGGCGGCAGCCTCGGGCGCGACACGCTGGCCCTCGGCGGCCCTTTCGCGCTGCCAGCCAAGGGCACGCTCGCCGTGGGCGATGCCGGCAGCGACGTGACTGGCCTGCAGCAGGCCCTGCGACAACTCGGGTACTATCGCGAGGCATCGAACACGGGAGCCTACGGCTGGGTCACCGCGCAGGCCGTCCGGGCCTTCCAGCGGGATCTGGGTTGGCCGCAGACCGGCGAGGTGGACGCCGCCCTGCGGCAGGCGATCACCCAGGCCCTGGCGGGCAAGGGCGGCACCGTGGCGCCCCCGCCCTCCACCGGCTGGCAGCCTCCGGCGGTACCGCCGACATCGGGATGGACGCCGCCCCGCAGCGACACGTGGGTTCCGCCCACGGTGGGCTCGCCCGCCGCGCCCCCGCAAGCCCCTCCGCAGCAGGCGCCACCGCCGGCCCGGCCCGCCGAGGCGCCCCCGGCCAGCACCGGCTTCAACTGGTACGGCAACCCCGACCCTCGCCAGTACTTCATCAGCCAGATCTACGACCCGCGCTTCAACCCCTATGCGCCCAGGAGCACCGCCAATTGCGGGCCGACCAGCCTCGCGATGGTGCTCCGGGCCTTCGGCAAGGAGCCGCCCGCGGGCAACGAGCAAGACCTGATCCTGCAGGTGCGCAAGGCGATGACCGGTCGCACCGACCAGAACGAATACACCAACGAGTACCAGCTCATGAGCGCGGCGAGCCAGTACGGGCTGGACAGCAAGCAGGTGAGCGACATCCCGGGGATGGAGCGCGAGCTCCGAGCGGGCAAGCTCGTGATCCTGGCCGGCAACCCGGACGCCTTCAATTCGAGTCTTCCGGCCGACCAGTACTTCGGCTTCTCGGGCGGACATTTCATCGTGGTCAACGCGATCGAAGGCGATCGCGTCGTGATCAGCGATCCGCTCTCGAAGGTCGGCCCCCTGGTGATCACCCGCCAGCAACTCCAGCAGTACATGGCGTACAAGAACTGGAACTCGGGGGTCGCCTTCAGCCCGCGATAG
- a CDS encoding class I SAM-dependent methyltransferase gives MNPTPWHQDDGFWHGTQAQMFTEQRWEAADGEIEQILTLTGATAPGPILDLCCGPGRHALALARRGFRVTGVDRTGKYLAEAAARAAEASLDVEWIQSDMREFERPGAFHAVINMFTAFGYFADPGDDRRVVENVYRSLVPGGAFLLEMAGKEVIARIFQARSWHEEPDGTLVLEERRVAPGWGWIDNRWIHVKGAERVEFHVGHRLYSAAELTGLLSACGFARTAVFGDLAGAPYDTAARRLVAIGWK, from the coding sequence ATGAATCCGACCCCCTGGCACCAGGACGATGGCTTCTGGCACGGCACGCAGGCCCAGATGTTCACCGAGCAGCGCTGGGAAGCGGCCGATGGCGAGATCGAGCAGATCCTGACGCTTACAGGCGCTACCGCTCCCGGACCGATCCTCGACCTGTGCTGCGGCCCCGGGCGCCACGCGTTGGCTCTGGCGCGCCGCGGGTTCCGGGTCACCGGCGTCGATCGGACCGGGAAGTACCTGGCCGAGGCGGCCGCCCGCGCTGCGGAGGCGTCCCTGGATGTCGAGTGGATCCAGTCCGACATGCGGGAGTTCGAGCGTCCCGGGGCGTTCCACGCGGTCATCAACATGTTCACGGCCTTCGGCTACTTCGCCGATCCTGGCGACGATCGCCGGGTCGTCGAGAACGTTTACCGGTCGCTGGTCCCCGGCGGGGCTTTCCTGCTCGAGATGGCGGGAAAGGAAGTGATCGCCCGGATCTTCCAGGCGCGAAGCTGGCATGAGGAGCCCGATGGCACGCTGGTCCTGGAGGAGCGCAGGGTGGCGCCGGGCTGGGGCTGGATCGACAACCGCTGGATCCATGTCAAGGGCGCCGAGAGGGTCGAATTCCACGTCGGCCACCGCCTCTACTCGGCCGCCGAACTTACCGGGCTGCTATCGGCCTGCGGCTTTGCCCGCACGGCTGTTTTCGGCGATCTGGCAGGCGCACCCTATGACACGGCGGCCAGGCGGCTCGTGGCCATCGGCTGGAAGTAG
- a CDS encoding ATP-binding protein: MDPGRERARALLDQAWAEACAGKPVCVLVGGGPGSGKTSLLSDFAPSGGLVIKARAAPADATVPLLVAGQILAEILAEGPDPTAQGEEAEAFRYLLSGGMESAGRGDSLGMTPEHRRAVAFGYLDSRVHAALRPGPIAIVIDDLQWVDEASWAWLEGFCRSLRPADRLALIAADGYLEGAARLAAGILDVRRLDLAASDEAGGGPARAVAAPSENAAVAPDSADSPAERARRLLAAAERCLACAAAQTAMSQIQEAAALIAGSGEADPAFQARLLEARAAAHAATGAMTAAILQSRQRLALGGDSADLARAYDRHIGYLVKKGEPGQALTTCVEALGKIPAGTRGRTKLLARRAQSLLLAGRHQEALADCAECLANLETEDDPHLSGFVYFLWGGVEIRRLDLLKARSALENALAQFEAAGDLYNQAITLSDLGTVHVRLGEAGLAAECLARGLRLAERIADRRLRAVLLNNQGMLVHQQGQMAPARDCFARALEIHRDMDDQRSMGIALLNLGEVCLALGEREEADRHLSEALAVNEKIGAWDVMAETWRQIARLEGDRGDRRAALDAIKQGMQIAEQVGQVELLGVMQRLLAGLQAQLGNLDEALAAVGESIDLLRTVDAPLELGRGYAEKARLLGLCGEVAEAAAARAEAESLFTRLDAQFELEQLRQPSSKQPDG, from the coding sequence ATGGATCCGGGCCGCGAGCGCGCACGCGCCCTGCTTGACCAGGCGTGGGCCGAAGCTTGCGCCGGCAAGCCGGTATGCGTCCTTGTCGGGGGCGGGCCCGGATCGGGCAAGACATCGCTCCTGTCTGACTTTGCGCCATCTGGCGGCCTGGTCATCAAGGCGCGGGCCGCTCCCGCCGACGCGACCGTCCCCTTGCTGGTAGCCGGGCAAATCCTGGCCGAGATCCTGGCCGAGGGACCCGACCCGACCGCCCAGGGCGAGGAGGCCGAGGCCTTCCGGTACCTGCTGTCGGGTGGAATGGAGTCGGCGGGGCGGGGCGATTCCCTGGGAATGACCCCCGAGCACCGGCGAGCGGTGGCGTTCGGGTATCTCGATTCGCGCGTGCATGCCGCCCTGCGACCGGGGCCGATCGCCATCGTGATCGACGATCTGCAATGGGTCGACGAAGCGTCATGGGCGTGGCTGGAGGGTTTCTGCCGGAGCCTGCGCCCGGCGGATCGGCTGGCCCTGATCGCCGCGGACGGTTACCTGGAAGGAGCCGCCCGCCTGGCGGCGGGGATCCTGGATGTCCGTCGCCTCGATCTCGCCGCGAGCGACGAGGCTGGCGGCGGGCCGGCGCGCGCAGTGGCGGCTCCGAGCGAGAATGCTGCCGTCGCACCGGATTCAGCCGACTCGCCGGCAGAAAGGGCGCGGCGACTGCTCGCCGCCGCGGAGCGCTGCCTGGCATGCGCTGCCGCCCAGACGGCCATGAGCCAGATCCAGGAGGCCGCGGCCCTGATCGCCGGCAGCGGCGAGGCCGACCCGGCTTTCCAGGCGCGCCTGCTCGAAGCGCGCGCGGCAGCTCACGCCGCCACCGGCGCCATGACGGCCGCCATCCTGCAGTCGCGCCAGCGCCTCGCCCTGGGTGGCGATTCTGCCGACCTGGCACGCGCCTACGACCGCCACATCGGCTACCTCGTCAAGAAGGGCGAACCCGGGCAGGCCCTCACCACTTGCGTGGAGGCCCTGGGCAAGATCCCGGCGGGCACGCGCGGCCGCACCAAGCTGCTGGCCCGCCGAGCCCAGAGCCTGCTGCTCGCCGGCCGGCACCAGGAGGCGCTCGCCGACTGCGCCGAATGCCTGGCGAACCTCGAGACCGAGGACGATCCCCATCTTTCCGGATTCGTGTACTTCCTGTGGGGCGGCGTCGAGATCCGGCGCCTGGACCTGCTCAAGGCGAGATCGGCCCTCGAGAACGCCCTCGCCCAGTTCGAGGCGGCCGGCGACCTCTACAATCAAGCCATCACGCTGAGCGACCTGGGGACCGTGCACGTGCGCCTGGGCGAGGCGGGCCTGGCCGCCGAGTGTCTGGCGCGGGGGCTGCGGCTGGCCGAGCGCATCGCCGACCGCCGCCTGCGCGCCGTGCTGCTCAACAATCAGGGAATGCTCGTGCACCAGCAGGGCCAGATGGCGCCGGCCCGCGATTGCTTCGCCCGCGCCCTCGAGATCCATCGCGATATGGACGATCAGCGGAGCATGGGCATCGCCCTGCTCAATCTGGGCGAGGTCTGCCTGGCGCTTGGCGAGCGCGAGGAGGCCGATCGCCACCTCTCCGAAGCCCTGGCGGTCAACGAAAAGATCGGCGCCTGGGACGTCATGGCCGAGACCTGGCGGCAAATAGCCCGGCTGGAGGGCGATCGCGGCGACCGGCGGGCCGCCCTCGACGCGATCAAGCAAGGCATGCAGATAGCCGAGCAGGTGGGCCAGGTTGAGCTCCTGGGCGTCATGCAGCGCCTCCTGGCCGGCCTGCAGGCCCAGCTTGGCAACCTCGACGAGGCGCTCGCCGCCGTGGGCGAGTCGATCGACCTGCTCCGCACGGTAGATGCGCCCCTGGAACTGGGCCGCGGCTATGCCGAGAAGGCGCGCCTGCTCGGACTGTGCGGTGAGGTGGCCGAGGCGGCAGCGGCTCGCGCCGAGGCAGAGAGCCTGTTCACTCGGCTGGACGCGCAGTTCGAACTCGAGCAGTTGCGGCAGCCTTCCAGCAAACAGCCGGATGGCTGA
- a CDS encoding OmpA family protein has product MAITNATGTPTGQITAPRKIAGPGETAADLPAPPPDTVAIQATATDGPPRARVLEANVQFATGAATPGTGGQPQLDQALDAMVATFKTLSPEQQRALLADPGFVIEIEGKASNLGSDRNYDNVGLSRKRARNTGEYVKAYLKQRGIEIPADRVKTTGSGNPGKSKAADDDDPADRIARVKITMPGLSPLPPAAPAPAPDPAPAPEPVPSPAPEPSPAEAALAQFNESTAPLNAQLAKGHDNQTTLADREKVVAETRKSLESAAGLLGQLPPTAQPGAHALVNGLRDQVDRLAERAARERDALGKAQAQLKAEAESLAKAEGTKKKKGLRETAAKLLETYREPEKMAAELPPDARADLTKQASDLKRTVYETLARHSDDYNVDERDNSYMFGRPGPKFKKAWESLKGLLQGGTPSAEDRTKAINALKDMGDAVNDFDDPLMKEATRVIYDDLTRAVTAKLSG; this is encoded by the coding sequence ATGGCGATCACCAACGCGACCGGGACACCGACTGGCCAGATCACCGCGCCACGCAAGATCGCGGGCCCGGGCGAGACCGCCGCCGATCTGCCGGCGCCTCCGCCGGACACGGTCGCCATCCAGGCGACGGCCACCGACGGCCCGCCAAGGGCGCGGGTCCTGGAGGCCAACGTGCAGTTCGCCACGGGCGCGGCCACCCCCGGCACCGGCGGGCAGCCGCAGCTCGATCAGGCGCTCGACGCGATGGTCGCGACCTTCAAGACCCTGTCGCCCGAGCAGCAGCGCGCGCTGCTGGCCGATCCCGGCTTCGTGATCGAGATAGAGGGCAAGGCGTCCAATCTCGGCAGCGATCGCAACTACGACAACGTCGGGCTCTCGCGCAAGCGGGCGCGCAACACCGGCGAGTATGTCAAAGCCTACCTGAAGCAGCGCGGCATCGAGATCCCGGCCGATCGCGTCAAGACGACCGGATCGGGCAACCCTGGCAAGTCCAAGGCTGCTGATGACGACGATCCGGCCGACCGGATCGCCCGGGTGAAGATCACCATGCCCGGCCTGTCGCCGCTCCCGCCGGCCGCGCCGGCGCCGGCCCCCGACCCCGCTCCCGCGCCCGAGCCAGTCCCGAGCCCGGCCCCCGAGCCGTCGCCGGCCGAGGCGGCGCTCGCGCAGTTCAACGAGTCGACCGCACCGCTCAATGCCCAGCTCGCGAAGGGCCACGACAACCAGACCACGCTCGCCGACCGCGAGAAGGTCGTCGCCGAGACCCGCAAGTCCCTGGAGAGCGCGGCCGGGCTGCTCGGGCAGCTTCCGCCCACCGCGCAGCCGGGCGCCCATGCCCTGGTCAACGGCCTCCGCGACCAGGTCGACAGGCTGGCCGAACGCGCCGCCCGGGAGCGGGACGCCCTGGGCAAGGCCCAGGCGCAGCTCAAGGCCGAAGCCGAGAGCCTGGCCAAGGCCGAGGGGACCAAGAAGAAGAAGGGTCTGCGGGAAACCGCCGCCAAGCTGCTCGAGACCTACCGCGAGCCCGAGAAGATGGCCGCCGAGTTGCCGCCCGACGCGCGGGCCGACCTGACCAAGCAGGCCTCCGACCTCAAGCGCACGGTCTACGAGACGCTCGCCCGCCATTCCGACGACTACAACGTCGACGAGCGCGACAACAGCTACATGTTCGGCCGGCCGGGACCCAAGTTCAAGAAGGCCTGGGAAAGCCTCAAGGGCCTGCTGCAGGGCGGAACGCCGTCGGCCGAGGATCGCACGAAGGCCATCAATGCCCTCAAGGACATGGGCGACGCCGTCAACGACTTCGACGATCCCCTCATGAAGGAAGCCACCCGGGTCATCTACGACGACCTGACGCGGGCCGTCACCGCCAAGCTCTCCGGGTAG
- a CDS encoding type II toxin-antitoxin system PemK/MazF family toxin, whose amino-acid sequence MRRGEIWTVSGGKDYSGKPRPAVILQDDAFDATQSVTICAFTMDPTEAPLFRLPVAPSERNGLEVASKLMVDKITTVPKVKLGSPVGRLEDEDIVRLNKAILVFLGLAGSARAPR is encoded by the coding sequence GTGAGGAGAGGCGAAATCTGGACGGTCTCAGGCGGCAAGGACTACTCCGGCAAACCGCGGCCAGCAGTGATATTGCAGGACGACGCCTTCGATGCGACCCAGTCTGTCACGATCTGCGCGTTCACGATGGACCCTACCGAGGCTCCCCTCTTTCGCCTCCCGGTAGCGCCGAGCGAACGCAACGGCCTGGAGGTGGCGAGCAAGCTCATGGTGGACAAGATCACGACGGTTCCAAAGGTGAAGCTCGGCTCGCCAGTCGGCCGCCTCGAGGACGAGGACATCGTCCGCTTGAACAAGGCCATTCTTGTCTTCCTGGGCCTTGCCGGCTCGGCCCGCGCTCCGCGTTGA
- a CDS encoding antitoxin MazE family protein: MPQPKASREKVKAYPDRLRSQGLRPIQIWVPDVRSPEFRSEAHRQSLAVAQSSYSGQDQGFIDAVSELADP; this comes from the coding sequence TTGCCCCAACCCAAGGCGTCGCGAGAGAAGGTCAAGGCATACCCGGACCGGCTTCGCAGCCAGGGGTTGCGGCCCATCCAGATCTGGGTACCCGATGTCCGGTCCCCCGAGTTCAGGAGCGAGGCGCACAGGCAGTCGCTCGCGGTGGCCCAGAGCTCGTACTCGGGGCAGGACCAGGGTTTCATCGACGCTGTCTCGGAGCTTGCCGATCCGTGA